The DNA segment CCTCTgaatgtacagccgcccaaataaATTTAACTACAGTGCGCAGCAGCGACTTTTCTGTCTGTCAGCGCCATATGATGGAACGAAGTTACAAAAAATTGTTCATGCACTTGCCCTCACCCATTTTGGAACTTAATTCAGTCATATGGCGAAGACACACAGAAAAAATTGCCGCTCGCGCACGCTATTTAAAGATTTGGGCTACTGTACCTCACACAAAAGTTTCAAAAACGTATTGTTGACACTGAAAATTAAAAAAGCCATCATAACGTTGTCAGCCCGAAGTTGACTTTCAGTACAGCTGACCGCAATTGTGATAAAGGTCTCATCCAAGATGTATGACTGGTGCTTTCCAGCATGGAATGGGTGGTTTGGGTAGATTGCAATGTTATAATAACAGAGCAGACACAATCTTTTGTGAAAGAGGCCGTAAGCATGATTAATAGGGAGTCGCACATCTTATTCGTATCAGAACTACATGCCTGGTCCTTGTTAAAGGCCAACTACGTACAACACAGTATTGTCAGCATGAAATTTTACTGTAGCTGGTTGATGATGCTCTACTGATCAGCTAAAAAAGGAATTAAAATCCTGCACAATACTTCAGAAATGCACAAGGGAACAAGCAACATCACCTTGAAAATCTGTTCCCTCACTGCTGCCTTTGattaattttttttacatttaccaACTGGGAATAAGCTTGCTAAATCATTTGTACACTCCTAGAACACAACCTGAGGGAGATGCAAAACATCAAATGCTGCTACTGCAAAAATTTGAACCGAGGTTGAATTCTTGTACGGAAATTAAATTATGAATTGGCACACCCTGTGAATAAATGCACAAGAAGgaagacaaaaaataaaaaagacgaCAAGGAAGTACTTCAGGCAGCTACCACTGTCGTAGATTTACATCGCGAATTACGATTTTACATCGCGAATGCCCTTTACCTCGCTTTCCCCCGTACTGTTAGCATGCTTAGAAGCTACAAATTATACCACTCACCTATAACAAGCTGATTATCAATTTTCAATTACATTATTTTTAGTAAGCTTCGTAATTCGTCACATGACAACACCTGCTAGTGTTTTTGCTTCCTCCATATAAATGGAGCCGTGAGATAATGCAACACAATATGGCAGACAGATCAGCCGGAGTTCAAGGCAACTGGGGCTGCAAGATAGCTGTTCTCATGATAGCGAGATCAAAAGCCACAAAAAGCATAAGAAGCAATAGAGTATAAAGAAACAGAGGTACCACACTGATTATCTATTACACATTCACGAATAGTTAAGGGTAaggttttctttcatttctacagcgaaaaaaaaaaacggacaggACGAAAAGAGAAGCTACAAGACAGCTACTAACTCTTTTTGTCCCAtactttttttgcgctgtaaaaaggaatgtataccaactagcccacatctcGGCATAAGCTTTTCTTTTGGTTTCATTGCAAGATTTTTGGCATTATGCTCTACATTAACAAGAAAAGTGAGCATAAGTTAGTGTATTGTAATCACCAACATGCCAGATTTTGTGTGAACCTAAAGTAGGAAAACCAATGCAATGCTTGTTCCTCCGGCCACACTGGGAACTTTCGATATGAGCTGATCGGGATTGGATTTTTTTATCATGATACCGTAGAAAGAGATGATTTACGAGATGGAAGGCACGGAGGTTAACTTTAACAGTCAGGTTGGAAATTCTACATAGCAAGAGAAAGGAAGGACAGAAAAATTTTAAATTGAGTCCTGAAGCTTTCAAACATAACAGTGCTTTTTGGACAGTTCGATATGAGGATGGTTGGGACTACGGTAACAAAAATTCTGGTTTGTGTAAAGAGGACGGTTGATAATTTTGTAGAGCATGGGGCGCAATCGTCTTTGTTGCAAAGTCTCAATTGCAATCGAAAGTAAACGGTTCTACAGGGGTATTAAACTGGCTAAAGGTTGCGCGGTAAAAATGCCCTTTATCAACATGCTGCTCTTTTAAAATCTTCTGGTCTTCACAAACGGCGCACAGCCAGTGACGTAAGCATACACAGCTGTGCAATAGCGATAATATGTGCCCTATTTCTCGCGTGAATCACCCCTCCACAACCAAACCGCGCATAAAATAAATTTGTATCTCACCCAAAATGCCGCCATGAGTGTGAGCACCAGAAATgcctggaaaaaaagaaacaaaacaaacagcGCGTGGTGAGAGTACGCCGTCAATTCAACGCTTGTCAACTTTAAGAGGCGCACTTGGCAGGATGCCGGCGCTCTTTGTGGGGCGCTACTTGTTAACGTTTCATTTTAAAAACAGGTGCACTTGTCAAGGAGCCTTCAAACTGCATGGGCGCGCTAGCTCGTGAGCCGATCATGTGCTGCTCGCCATATCACACAACTCTGCACCGGACATGAGCGCTTCTGAGCGAATTTCGCCACCTGTCAGGAGAGTGTCGAGTTCGCAGTAAAGCATCGGCTCTTGACAGGAGGGTTACTTACCAACATGACGCAGGTAGCGATGGCTCGCGTGGGCGCGAACATCTTCTTGATTTGGTTGGCGGGCCCCATGAGGAACAGCGTGCTGGCCAGCGCTGTCAGGTTCCCCAGTGTGTAGAACAAGCCGAACATCCTCAAGCCGCCCGGGAACGCCATGAACACGGAGCCGATGAGGGAAAAGACGAAACCCAGCACGAAACAGATGGCGAACCCCTTCACCCGCGTCGACCAGCTCAGCGTAGAGCTGTCCACGATCTGAAACAGCACGGACGCGTTGTACACACCGTGGCACTACACGAATCGCCATCGTGTGCACGCATATGCCGACTCTTTTTACCTGGGTCACGATGCCTTGCTCTTCATCCCCGCGGTCCTCGCCTCCGCTCAGCGCTCTCTTCAGCTTGTCCATCGTTCGTtcgtttcgatatcgaggggcgCGTTTAGCCCAGCCGCATTATTTCTACAcaaacgaaaacagaaagtgcTACGCCCCTTATGCAACTACACTTCAGCAGTAAACAACCCCACTGCTACCGACTCGCCTCGCTGCAAAGAAGCCCCTGAAGCAGCCTATCGGTTCATCCAGCTGTTGTGAATGTTAGGGGCACATGGATATATGTAAGTACTACACAAAATTGCTGAAGTGGGTGGCTAATGACGTAACCTGCCGGTGTATCATTGAGTTATTGGGTCGTACAATCATCATACAATGATGAAAAGAGCCGCTCAATGAAGTGACGAAAACAAGACAAAACACGTACGTTTTTTAATATGTTGAACGGCATGGTTAAGTCATTTACTTAACGTCGCCGTTTGGGACGCTGTCTGAGAGCCTAAAAAGAACAGCACTCAAAAACTAAAATATGCTCAAGCTAAAATACAATTACTTGGCGACTACGCTTCAAGAAGTTTAATTTCTGCATTGAAACTTGTtttgaagaagagaaagaagggcaTGTAGAGACTCGCACGGGGACGCCAAGTTTCCCGTCGCTGTTTCTGACGTGAAACACGTGTGAGGCGAcggctggcaacgcaaaaaaagtgCGTCACGTGTACAGTCACGTGTCCTCTTTCCCGGTCGTCAGCCATTTTCGCATAAGTTCGGCGTAAGGTCGGGCTTAAAGCACCCGGTTCCGACTGCCCTTGTGTCCTTCTCCGGACTTGGTCTGCTCTGCATTGGACTCCTACAACGCTTCAAGATGAACAATTTTAGTCAACTGTTGGAAACTGCGAAGAGGAGTCCTTTCGCGCGGCCATTTTCGGCGCGATGCGACTCGTCCATGGACtcgacgccggcggcggcgaccACTGTGGTCCCAAGGACCTTCAGCGCTTGCGCCGCGGACGGTGAGGCTCCACATGTCCTGCGATTTCTCTCACACCTTCGCCCAGCGTTGTGTGCCTCAGTTGGTACACCTCTAGGCCCGCAAGTTTCTTTTCCGGACCCATTTGGCGTAAATCACTGCAAACTTCGGCTTGACCTTGTGCCGAATTTATAGAGGACAGGTAGTCGATGGGAGGGCAACCGTTTGAATGACAAGTAGGCTTTGTTCACGTCCAAGTTCTTTTACACGTTAGGTGTTGGAACTCGATGACCGTAGCGATTTCATAGAGCCCCTCGTTTCCTAGCGCACCGTAGTCTCAACAGTCATTTGTTTCGCTTTGGCCGCGGTCTCTTCACAGTGCCCAAGATGCCTCTGCAATTAAAATGGTACAAACGTGACAGCTGGATGTTCATAGTTTAAAAGTGGCTTTATACTACAAGGCGAGTGTTTTCTAGCTTCAGATTTTTAAAGGTAACTGCTTTGTGTTGTAGCAGCGCAGAAAGTACCAGTATTGGCGTAGCCCGGTGGTCGCACCCTGATTCGTTTCTAAAGATGGGCGCCGCGCAGACTGTTCGGGGTTTCGCGAAGATTCGCGATCGGTAATACATTTTATTTACTTTGGGTCCGGTTCTCGTTGCTGTACAGAGCCCGTGGAGTTCGGCTCCCTGAAGTACTACGCCCTCTGCGGTTTCGGAGGAATCCTCAGCTGCGGCATCACCCATACCGCTATTGTCCCCCTGGATCTTGTGAAATGCAGAATCCAGGTAAGGCGTCTGCCCATAACTTCCTGCTACCTTGTATCGCTGTTGCGTTGTTGGTCTCAATGAGACTTTTTTTCGTACGTTGATGGCATGTCTTTGTGTACTTCCAGACCAATCCAGGGAAATACAAGGGCATATTTCAAGGTTTCAGCGTAACAATCAAAGAGGAAGGCGCAAGAGGTCTCGGCCGAGGCTGGGCACCGACTGCCATAGGCTATTCTTTGCAAGGTCTTGGCAAGTTTGGCTTCTACGAGGTGTTCAAGATCTTGTACAGCAACCTTCTCGGAGAGGTAACACCCGATTTTTTGTATGTGCATCTTTGCTAGCACTGATGTGCTCCGATATGTTGGGCAGCCTTCTGTGAGCAATTCCGTTTCATAGTGTTGTTCATGAATGTGATAAACAGAAGCTGACATTACTCTAACTGGGCAGTTCTTGCAGATATACCGATTTGCTTGTATGTGATGAAATGTAGTGTGAACGAAAGTTTGCATGTGTAAGTGATGCAACACCAGTGATGTGAGAAGTTAAAAGATGTAAGCTTGGGTGCAGTGCACATccaaaaggttaaaaaaaaagttgcatgaAAGTATTTGCCCGATGCATAGTACTCAAATATCAACAACACACACGCATGCAAGAGGCAGTGAAAACGTTTAGTGTGTTTTCTTGCCCGAGTCTTGTGTGCAAAGAAAACTAGGCAGTGGTAAGCCTGTACATAAGCATGCAATCAGTGGCTTGGAATGCAGCAAGGGTTACAGGGACACTgctaaagacaagaaaaaaaaaaattaagaaaagttGCTAAATAGAAATACCAAGGTAGTTTTGAAGTGTTCATCAAAAACCTGTAGTATTTTGTCAGTTTCACTGAAAGGGATTTATTACTAGAAGAAAGAAGTGAAAGCCAAATTCTCGTTTGAAGATTGTACCTTAAACCCAACGCTAGTAAACCCAATTTTCAGGAGTGCTGTCTCCTACTTGGGCTATTGTGGCACAGTGAATGCTCTTAAAACTTCCTTAGCTCAGCCTTTCACTCCTTTCGAATAAACTTTAAAACTAGACAATCATCTAGGCCCCAGCACACACTTATGTTACAATTGGTGATACAGAAGCGTGAATGCCACCAGCCTTTTTGTCCATGTGTTCTATGGTTTACCAAGGCTTTCGTGTTAAGGGTGGCTTTTTTTAGTATTGTACATAGAAGGGTAATTTTGATGCATTTAAACCTACTTTTTCTTTAATGTCCTTTTTTGGTTCATCATTAATTAATGCCTCTGCAATACTAGCATAGTGGCAACTCTTGCTGTGAGAGAAAGTGTGGTGAGGAGTTAATGCAAAATTAAGCGCAAATGATGGTCACCAGCTTGCTGCAACAATGCTAATTTTGAGTGAGTAGTGCTCAGGTTTGGGTCTTTGTTTTCTTGGTAATGGAGGGTGACATTGCGATATGATGGAACCACATA comes from the Rhipicephalus sanguineus isolate Rsan-2018 chromosome 6, BIME_Rsan_1.4, whole genome shotgun sequence genome and includes:
- the LOC119396189 gene encoding vesicle transport protein SFT2A — encoded protein: MDKLKRALSGGEDRGDEEQGIVTQIVDSSTLSWSTRVKGFAICFVLGFVFSLIGSVFMAFPGGLRMFGLFYTLGNLTALASTLFLMGPANQIKKMFAPTRAIATCVMLAFLVLTLMAAFWWKNALLTIIFCIIQFIAMTWYSLSYIPFARDAVKKCFQSCIS